The Manis javanica isolate MJ-LG chromosome 2, MJ_LKY, whole genome shotgun sequence genome contains a region encoding:
- the LOC140848090 gene encoding LOW QUALITY PROTEIN: tubulin alpha chain-like 3 (The sequence of the model RefSeq protein was modified relative to this genomic sequence to represent the inferred CDS: inserted 2 bases in 2 codons) encodes MKLMLSEKAYSMLTYYGLFQRECLSIHIGQAGIRIGDACWELYCLKHGIQPDGIVLSSKKDQLESARMDKIDASFDTFFSETRAGKHVPRALFMDLEPTVIGNITSGKYPSLFHPEQLLNGKEDTANHYARGHCSVGSGITDLVLQRIRKLAKQCSGLQGFLIFRSFGGGSGSGFTSLLLEQLLAEYERKTKLEFSVYPXPRISSDVIEPYNSILTTPFTTEHSDCTFMVHNEAIYDICHHKLGAGCPSYASINRLXGQVVSSITASLRFEGPLNVDLIEFQTNLVPYLRIHFPMTTSAPIISADSAYHEEFSVSDITAACFESSNQLVKCDPRLGKYMACCLLYRGDVVPKDVNAAVAAIKSRNSMQFVDWCPTGFKVGINPQPPMVMPGGVLAKAQWAVCLLSNTTTIVDAWAHLDYKFDLMYAKGAFLHWYIRGDMEEGEFLEAREDLAALEKDYEEAGQSL; translated from the exons ATGAAGCTCATGTTATCTGAGAAGGCCTACTCAATGCTAACTTACTATGGCTTATTTCAGAGGGAGTGCCTTTCCATTCATATTGGCCAAGCTGGCATCCGGATTGGGGATGCTTGCTGGGAACTCTATTGTCTGAAACATGGAATTCAGCCGGATGGCATTGTTCTCAGCAGTAAAAAGGATCAGTTGGAAAGTgctagaatggataaaatagatGCATCTTTTGATACCTTCTTTTCTGAGACAAGAGCTGGGAAGCATGTGCCCAGAGCACTCTTCATGGACCTGGAGCCAACTGTTATAGGTAATATAA CCTCTGGCAAGTACCCCTCCCTCTTCCACCCCGAGCAGCTCCTGAATGGAAAGGAAGACACTGCAAACCACTATGCCCGAGGTCACTGTTCTGTGGGGTCAGGGATCACTGACCTCGTGCTGCAGAGGATCCGAAAGCTGGCGA AACAGTGCAGTGGGCTGCAGGGATTTTTGATTTTCCGAAGCTTTGGAGGAGGCAGCGGATCAGGATTTACATCCCTCTTACTGGAACAGCTCTTGGCAGAATATGAGAGGAAGACGAAATTGGAGTTTTCTGTCTACC CCCCCAGGATCTCCAGTGATGTCATAGAGCCTTACAACTCTATCCTCACCACCCCCTTCACCACAGAGCACTCGGACTGCACCTTCATGGTGCACAATGAGGCGATCTATGACATTTGCCATCATAAACTTGGTGCTGGATGCCCCTCTTATGCCAGCATTAATAGGC TAGGTCAGGTGGTATCTTCCATCACGGCTTCCCTACGATTTGAAGGGCCCTTGAATGTGGACCTAATTGAATTCCAGACTAACCTAGTACCTTATCTGAGAATACATTTCCCCATGACAACCTCTGCTCCCATCATCTCTGCTGACAGTGCCTACCATGAGGAGTTCTCTGTGTCAGACATCACTGCTGCTTGCTTTGAGTCATCCAACCAGCTGGTCAAGTGTGATCCTCGCTTGGGGAAGTATATGGCCTGCTGCCTACTCTACAGAGGAGATGTGGTCCCTAAGGATGTGAATGCAGCAGTTGCAGCCATCAAGTCAAGGAATTCTATGCAGTTTGTAGATTGGTGCCCCACTGGTTTCAAGGTAGGCATCAACCCTCAGCCCCCCATGGTGATGCCAGGGGGAGTACTGGCCAAGGCCCAGTGGGCTGTCTGCTTGCTCAGCAACACCACAACCATTGTGGATGCCTGGGCCCACCTAGACTACAAGTTTGACCTCATGTATGCCAAGGGGGCATTTCTACATTGGTACATCAGAGGAGACATGGAGGAAGGTGAGTTCTTAGAGGCCAGAGAAGATTTGGCAGCCCTGGAGAAGGACTATGAGGAAGCAGGGCAAAGTCTCTGA